One Nitrospina watsonii DNA segment encodes these proteins:
- a CDS encoding EVE domain-containing protein produces MNFWLVKQEPSAYSWEQFVQDKGTYWNGVRNYQARNNLQAMKKGDLVLFYHSVVGKEIMGIAKVTRESYPDPTAEEGNWVVVDLKPAKAFNKTVTLEEIKNNSKLKDIALIKQSRLSVMPLKATEFKILLQMGDTPYSGV; encoded by the coding sequence ATGAACTTTTGGCTGGTCAAACAGGAACCATCCGCCTACAGCTGGGAGCAGTTCGTCCAGGACAAGGGGACTTATTGGAACGGGGTGCGGAATTATCAGGCCCGCAACAACCTGCAAGCCATGAAAAAGGGAGATCTCGTGCTTTTTTATCACAGTGTGGTCGGCAAGGAGATCATGGGCATCGCCAAGGTCACCCGGGAATCGTATCCGGACCCGACCGCGGAAGAAGGCAACTGGGTGGTGGTGGATCTCAAGCCGGCTAAGGCGTTCAACAAAACCGTCACTCTGGAGGAAATCAAAAACAATTCGAAATTGAAGGACATCGCACTCATCAAACAGTCGCGGCTGTCCGTCATGCCGCTCAAGGCAACGGAATTCAAAATCCTCCTGCAAATGGGCGATACCCCCTACTCCGGCGTATGA
- the thiD gene encoding bifunctional hydroxymethylpyrimidine kinase/phosphomethylpyrimidine kinase produces MKPVSSQYLRALTIAGSDSGGGAGIQADLKTFSALGCYGMSVITALTAQNTQGVSGIHDVPADFVTAQLDAVLGDIGADAVKIGMLHNPETIRAVAKGLRRFDVQRVVLDPVMFAKSGDRLIQDEAVAALKSELLPLATLLTPNFKEAEALLEMNIDSAEAMEDAARQLAALGPQAVVIKGGPPVTVGGDDCFFHNDDAGSVQWLNHAYVDTHNVHGTGCTFSSAMAAYLARSESVSDAVRHAKDYISGALESGALYRLGHGKGPVAHFFQLWPQR; encoded by the coding sequence ATGAAACCCGTTTCTTCCCAGTACCTGCGCGCACTCACTATCGCCGGATCGGACAGCGGTGGCGGCGCGGGCATTCAGGCGGACCTCAAAACGTTTTCGGCGCTCGGTTGTTACGGCATGTCTGTGATCACTGCGCTCACGGCGCAGAACACGCAGGGCGTCAGCGGCATCCACGATGTGCCCGCCGATTTCGTGACGGCGCAGCTGGACGCGGTGTTGGGCGACATCGGCGCCGATGCGGTGAAAATCGGCATGCTGCACAACCCGGAAACCATCCGCGCCGTGGCTAAAGGTCTGCGCCGCTTCGACGTGCAGCGTGTGGTGCTCGATCCGGTCATGTTCGCCAAGAGCGGCGATCGCTTGATCCAGGATGAAGCGGTGGCGGCGTTGAAGTCGGAACTCCTGCCGCTGGCGACCCTCCTGACGCCCAATTTCAAAGAAGCCGAAGCCTTGCTGGAAATGAACATCGATTCGGCGGAAGCCATGGAGGATGCGGCGCGCCAACTGGCGGCGCTGGGTCCGCAGGCGGTGGTCATCAAGGGCGGTCCGCCGGTGACGGTGGGTGGCGACGATTGTTTTTTTCATAACGATGATGCGGGCAGCGTGCAGTGGTTGAACCACGCGTATGTGGACACGCATAATGTGCATGGCACCGGCTGCACGTTTTCCTCGGCGATGGCGGCGTACCTGGCCCGCTCGGAATCGGTATCCGATGCCGTGCGTCATGCGAAGGATTACATCTCCGGGGCGCTGGAGAGCGGCGCATTGTATCGGTTGGGACACGGCAAGGGACCGGTCGCCCATTTCTTTCAGTTGTGGCCGCAACGTTGA
- a CDS encoding aldolase catalytic domain-containing protein: MYRPEIKVLDCTIRDGGLMNNHQFSNDLVRKVYQAANEAGVDYIELGYKADESQFDRKEYGPMKFCTEKDIEPIVQGIEKRAKLSVMVDIGRVDPETIVPKGESYIDMMRVASYVKDIDKAIDMVNLLEDKGYETSINIMAVSHARERELDEALMQVEKESKTRVVYLVDSFGALYSEQIAYLAKKYKGLMPSKEIGIHAHNNQQLAFANTIEAIINNVNYLDGTIYGIGRAAGNCPLELLLGFLKNPKFDLRPILNVIGSDFIKISQEIEWGYYIPYMITGVLDLHPRFAMALLNSDKRDDFLQFYEKLINESNV, translated from the coding sequence ATGTATCGTCCTGAAATAAAGGTTCTGGATTGCACCATTCGCGATGGCGGATTGATGAACAACCATCAATTCTCCAACGATTTGGTTCGAAAAGTCTATCAGGCGGCCAACGAAGCGGGGGTGGATTATATTGAATTGGGCTACAAGGCGGACGAGTCCCAGTTTGATCGCAAGGAATATGGCCCCATGAAATTCTGCACAGAAAAGGACATCGAGCCTATTGTGCAGGGCATTGAAAAGAGAGCCAAGCTTTCCGTGATGGTGGATATTGGCCGCGTTGACCCGGAAACCATTGTACCCAAAGGTGAAAGTTATATCGACATGATGCGCGTGGCCAGCTACGTCAAGGACATTGACAAGGCCATCGACATGGTCAATCTGCTCGAAGACAAGGGCTACGAGACCAGCATCAACATCATGGCCGTTTCCCACGCCCGCGAGCGGGAGTTGGATGAGGCCTTGATGCAGGTGGAGAAAGAAAGCAAAACCCGCGTGGTGTATCTGGTCGATAGTTTCGGCGCGTTGTACTCCGAGCAGATCGCCTACCTTGCGAAAAAATACAAGGGGCTGATGCCGAGCAAGGAAATCGGCATCCATGCGCACAACAACCAGCAGTTGGCCTTCGCCAACACCATTGAGGCCATCATCAATAACGTCAACTACCTCGACGGTACGATCTATGGCATCGGACGCGCTGCGGGCAACTGTCCGTTGGAGTTGCTGCTGGGGTTCCTGAAGAACCCAAAGTTCGATCTGCGCCCGATCCTCAATGTCATCGGTTCCGACTTCATCAAGATCAGTCAGGAAATCGAATGGGGTTACTACATCCCATATATGATTACCGGCGTTCTGGATTTGCACCCCCGGTTTGCGATGGCGCTGCTGAATTCCGACAAACGGGACGATTTTCTCCAGTTTTACGAGAAGCTGATCAACGAATCCAACGTGTGA
- a CDS encoding cytochrome c/FTR1 family iron permease, producing the protein MKTLNFRPMKKLFFQAPLLFCLLIGTLSPAPVFAQADTAAVQSKLEKVIMMMNIVDKEYELAIADGAIINAAEYEESQVFLSQAFERFQSVSDKAKSAKGARDITARYQQLMGDIKAKKDPADIKAQVQAINAGLIGEFDIQISKTPKEPVDLAKGKQIYMTSCRICHGVSGQGDGPISHQLEPKPAVLADPSITGDQQSVAYDNFQIINVGIANTGMVGWADQLSQQDIWNVTYYIRTFSNDNVKLPLVAAGATATAGGSEAYLQSFEEVESMVTATWNAYKEGDTKRAAELAFDAYLTYEKVEAALVTKRKELGLRLESAFGRLQAELKRDAPRELIENLVSDIQRDLAEGKAEMTQDIGFTGLFIQSFSIIVREGFEAILIIAALITFLVRSRNQEKLKTIYIGVAIGIVGSFITYYILQEVLHISMSSQELIEGWIMLIAVVVLFYVSYWLISKIETAKWQKFITRKMQDAVSSGSAWTLGMVAFLSVYREGFETVLFYKALYLYAGETTGGIVPGFLVGCLVLAVVFYMINKLGVRIPIKWFFGVTSVFLYFMAFVFMGKGLHELQMGGQLSATAADFAPEISVLGMYPTWETFIGQMVLLLAFAGALIYTFIIKQEKAALELKSSTNELQQNITQVHDLVEHISHHAKRCELFLKDTRDQDLKELSGHLKEIDEKVHELFDQVKSFENQLNDEYDRLSQPMGAKSKELH; encoded by the coding sequence ATGAAAACTCTTAATTTTCGTCCCATGAAGAAACTATTCTTCCAAGCTCCCCTGCTGTTTTGCCTGTTAATTGGAACCCTCTCTCCTGCCCCGGTCTTCGCCCAGGCGGACACCGCAGCGGTGCAGTCCAAACTCGAAAAAGTCATCATGATGATGAACATCGTGGACAAGGAATACGAGCTGGCCATCGCAGACGGTGCCATCATCAATGCCGCCGAATACGAAGAGAGCCAGGTCTTTCTCAGCCAGGCCTTCGAACGCTTCCAATCCGTCTCCGACAAGGCCAAATCCGCCAAGGGAGCGCGTGACATCACCGCAAGGTACCAGCAATTGATGGGGGACATCAAGGCCAAGAAAGATCCGGCGGATATCAAGGCGCAGGTTCAGGCCATCAATGCCGGCCTCATTGGAGAGTTCGACATTCAAATCAGCAAGACTCCGAAAGAGCCGGTTGACCTTGCAAAAGGCAAACAGATTTACATGACCAGCTGCCGTATCTGCCACGGAGTCAGTGGACAGGGCGACGGCCCCATTTCCCATCAACTGGAGCCGAAACCCGCCGTGCTGGCGGACCCGTCGATCACCGGCGACCAGCAATCGGTCGCATACGACAATTTTCAGATCATCAATGTGGGCATTGCCAATACCGGCATGGTGGGCTGGGCGGATCAACTCTCCCAGCAGGACATCTGGAACGTCACCTACTACATTCGCACCTTTTCCAACGACAACGTCAAGCTGCCTCTGGTTGCGGCCGGCGCCACGGCGACCGCCGGAGGCTCCGAGGCGTATTTGCAGTCATTTGAAGAAGTGGAAAGCATGGTCACCGCCACTTGGAACGCCTACAAAGAAGGCGATACCAAGCGTGCTGCGGAACTGGCTTTCGATGCCTACCTGACTTACGAGAAGGTCGAAGCTGCATTGGTGACCAAACGCAAGGAACTGGGCCTGCGGCTCGAATCGGCCTTCGGTCGCCTGCAGGCAGAGTTGAAACGCGACGCGCCGCGCGAACTGATCGAAAACCTCGTCTCCGACATCCAGCGCGACCTCGCCGAAGGCAAGGCGGAGATGACGCAGGATATCGGTTTCACCGGCTTGTTCATCCAGTCTTTTTCCATCATCGTCCGCGAAGGATTCGAGGCCATCCTCATCATCGCCGCCCTGATCACCTTTCTGGTTCGATCCCGCAATCAGGAAAAGCTGAAAACCATTTACATCGGCGTCGCCATCGGCATCGTCGGCAGTTTCATCACCTACTACATCCTGCAGGAAGTTTTGCATATCAGCATGTCCAGCCAGGAATTGATCGAAGGATGGATCATGCTGATTGCGGTGGTGGTTCTGTTTTACGTCAGTTATTGGCTGATCTCGAAGATCGAGACGGCGAAATGGCAAAAATTCATCACGCGCAAAATGCAGGATGCCGTCAGCAGCGGCAGCGCCTGGACCTTGGGCATGGTGGCCTTCCTTTCCGTGTACCGGGAAGGCTTTGAGACGGTTCTCTTTTACAAGGCGCTCTATCTGTATGCTGGAGAGACCACCGGCGGCATCGTACCCGGTTTTCTTGTCGGCTGCCTGGTTCTGGCCGTGGTGTTTTACATGATCAACAAGCTGGGCGTGCGCATCCCGATCAAATGGTTTTTCGGCGTCACCAGCGTGTTCCTGTATTTCATGGCATTCGTTTTCATGGGCAAGGGCCTGCACGAATTGCAGATGGGAGGCCAGTTGTCGGCCACTGCGGCCGATTTCGCGCCCGAGATTTCGGTATTGGGCATGTACCCCACCTGGGAAACGTTCATCGGCCAAATGGTGCTGCTGCTGGCTTTTGCCGGAGCGCTCATTTACACCTTCATCATCAAGCAGGAAAAGGCAGCACTCGAATTGAAAAGCAGCACCAACGAGCTACAGCAGAACATCACCCAGGTGCACGACCTGGTGGAGCACATTTCCCATCACGCGAAACGATGTGAGCTGTTCCTCAAGGACACGCGCGACCAGGATTTAAAGGAACTGTCCGGGCATCTGAAAGAAATCGATGAGAAAGTGCACGAGTTGTTCGATCAGGTGAAGAGTTTTGAAAACCAGTTGAATGACGAATACGACCGCCTTTCCCAGCCCATGGGCGCCAAATCAAAGGAACTGCATTGA
- the thrH gene encoding bifunctional phosphoserine phosphatase/homoserine phosphotransferase ThrH, with translation MLACLDLEGVLIPEIWIAFAEKTGIEKLRLTTRDIPDYDELMQGRLKILDEHNLKLNDIQNVIGTLKPLEGAREFLDWLKSEFQVIILSDTFYQFAGPLMAQLEYPTLFCHELVVEEDGRIADYRLRQADGKSKAVAALKSLNFKVIASGDSYNDTGMLKEAHAGIFFKPPESITHEFPQFPVTHTFDALKREFMETRDRLNEHC, from the coding sequence ATGCTGGCCTGCCTCGATTTGGAAGGCGTGCTGATCCCGGAAATCTGGATTGCGTTTGCCGAAAAAACCGGCATCGAAAAACTGCGCCTCACCACCCGCGACATTCCCGATTACGATGAGCTGATGCAGGGACGCCTGAAAATTCTCGACGAGCACAATCTGAAGCTCAACGACATTCAAAACGTGATCGGCACCTTGAAACCGCTGGAGGGAGCGCGGGAGTTTCTCGACTGGTTGAAGTCGGAGTTTCAGGTGATCATCCTGTCCGACACGTTCTATCAGTTCGCCGGACCGTTGATGGCACAGTTGGAGTACCCCACTCTGTTCTGTCACGAACTGGTGGTGGAAGAGGACGGGCGCATCGCCGACTACCGCCTGCGTCAGGCCGATGGCAAATCGAAAGCCGTGGCCGCGCTGAAAAGCCTCAACTTCAAAGTCATCGCGTCGGGCGACTCGTACAACGACACCGGCATGCTGAAGGAAGCGCATGCGGGGATTTTCTTCAAGCCGCCGGAGTCCATCACCCACGAGTTTCCGCAGTTCCCGGTGACGCACACCTTCGACGCCTTGAAGCGTGAGTTCATGGAAACCCGCGACCGCCTGAACGAACACTGCTGA
- a CDS encoding carboxypeptidase M32 translates to MTRNTEISLRGVYDSLVARLQEVHYLNSVMGILHWDQEVIMPPGGGDSRAHQLSTLAGLSHDKFTAPEIGEWLTQLESAPESEFNDVERCNIRETRREYDREVKVPRQLVQELAEMGSRGHHIWVKAREDNDFASFAPFLEKMVELKKQWAHHIDPNRPAYDVNIDVFEQGFTMERIDPVFERLKAELVPLIAAIKDSDYKPDTSFLQGHFPLAEQKALGQHVIRDMGFNFDNGRVDVSVHPFCGGGDCTDVRITTRYREDNFIESLYAAIHETGHALYEQGRMQDQKALPVSEALTTGVHESQSLFWERMIAQQQAFAQRYCSLFAETFPEAFRNVDAHKAYEGINTCQPSFIRVEADEVTYPMHVILRYEIEKGLFDGSMQVQDLPRIWNDKMEAYLGIRPPTDREGVLQDVHWSGGAFGYFPSYTLGAMMACQFYKALEREMPDIRDHIASGNFKVIKEWLNRNVHSKGKLYDTDTLLKQVTGEPFNPSPFIAYLQAKYTAIYRLADQQAGR, encoded by the coding sequence ATGACCCGGAACACGGAAATTTCGCTGCGCGGCGTTTACGACAGCCTGGTGGCCCGGCTGCAGGAAGTTCATTATCTCAACAGCGTCATGGGTATTCTGCACTGGGATCAAGAGGTCATCATGCCGCCCGGCGGCGGCGATTCCCGCGCTCATCAGTTATCGACGCTGGCCGGGTTGTCGCATGACAAGTTCACCGCTCCCGAAATCGGCGAATGGCTCACGCAGTTGGAGTCGGCGCCGGAATCTGAATTCAACGATGTGGAGCGCTGCAACATTCGCGAAACCCGCCGGGAATATGACCGGGAAGTGAAAGTGCCGCGACAGTTGGTTCAGGAACTGGCGGAGATGGGGTCGCGCGGTCATCACATCTGGGTCAAGGCCCGCGAGGACAACGATTTTGCAAGCTTCGCTCCCTTCCTTGAAAAAATGGTCGAGCTCAAAAAACAATGGGCGCACCACATCGACCCGAATCGCCCCGCTTATGATGTGAACATCGACGTGTTCGAGCAGGGCTTCACCATGGAACGCATCGATCCTGTTTTCGAGCGTCTCAAGGCGGAGCTGGTGCCGCTGATCGCCGCCATCAAGGACAGCGATTACAAACCCGACACGTCGTTTTTGCAGGGCCATTTTCCGCTCGCTGAGCAGAAGGCGCTGGGCCAGCATGTCATCCGCGACATGGGGTTCAATTTTGACAACGGCCGCGTCGATGTTTCCGTGCATCCTTTTTGTGGCGGCGGTGACTGCACCGATGTGCGCATCACCACCCGTTACCGCGAAGACAATTTCATCGAATCCCTCTACGCCGCCATCCACGAAACCGGCCACGCGCTCTATGAACAGGGGCGCATGCAAGATCAGAAGGCTCTGCCGGTGTCGGAGGCGCTCACCACCGGCGTGCACGAGTCGCAATCGCTGTTCTGGGAGCGCATGATCGCGCAGCAGCAGGCGTTCGCCCAGCGTTATTGCAGTCTGTTCGCCGAGACGTTTCCCGAAGCGTTCCGGAACGTGGATGCCCACAAAGCCTATGAAGGCATCAATACGTGTCAGCCGTCATTCATCCGTGTCGAAGCCGACGAGGTGACCTATCCCATGCACGTCATCCTGCGTTATGAAATCGAAAAGGGTTTGTTCGATGGTTCGATGCAGGTGCAGGACCTGCCACGCATCTGGAATGACAAAATGGAAGCGTACCTCGGCATCCGCCCCCCCACCGACCGGGAAGGCGTGTTGCAGGATGTGCACTGGAGCGGCGGCGCCTTCGGTTATTTCCCGTCATACACCCTGGGGGCGATGATGGCCTGCCAGTTCTATAAGGCGCTGGAGCGCGAGATGCCGGACATCCGCGATCACATCGCCAGCGGAAACTTCAAAGTGATCAAAGAGTGGTTGAACCGCAACGTGCATTCCAAAGGCAAGCTCTACGACACCGACACGTTGCTCAAGCAGGTGACCGGCGAACCTTTCAATCCGAGTCCGTTCATCGCCTATTTGCAGGCCAAGTACACGGCGATTTACCGGCTCGCCGACCAGCAGGCCGGCCGTTGA
- the murJ gene encoding murein biosynthesis integral membrane protein MurJ, whose protein sequence is MDKNETISRAAGTVGTMTLASRLFGFVRDVVIGMTFGASAAADAFFVAFRIPNIQRRILGEGAVSAAMIPVYGEYVNTRSKEDTQRFASNLFNIQTVVLVLVTLGIVLLAPLIITVFAPGFLDEPGKFELTVSLTRWMGPFLIFIGLSAYCMGLLNTHGNFALPAAAPVILNIGMIAGALFISPFLEEPIMGLAIGVLLGALLQLLVQLPQTFRQGLKLSAVLDWKDPGILKIAKLLGPAIIAFGVYEVSLLIETLLASLLPGGSISYLYYANRLVQLPLGVFGVALGIAILPTLTAQAAKEQYTELRGTLNFGIRWILFITIPATVGLAVLSFPIIQTLWERGEFVRSTTEGTQFALIFYSLGLCAFCGMKVLVSAFYSLQDTKTPMRIGVYTMILNVGLAVALMGPLQHGGLALATSLSSIANAAVLVYLLKQRLGRLGGRKIVASICRFTFAAALMGTVVYFINSWLFLPTDSLIVRLTVLLAEVFLGATVYAGIAALMKMEEWRFLVKLLKDRKARKALPETLPEDLP, encoded by the coding sequence ATGGATAAAAACGAAACAATCAGTCGGGCCGCAGGCACGGTGGGCACCATGACCCTGGCTTCGCGGCTGTTCGGGTTCGTGCGCGATGTGGTCATCGGCATGACCTTCGGTGCGTCGGCGGCGGCGGATGCGTTCTTCGTCGCCTTTCGCATCCCCAACATCCAGCGCCGCATCCTGGGCGAAGGCGCGGTGAGCGCCGCCATGATTCCGGTTTACGGCGAGTACGTCAACACCCGCAGCAAGGAAGACACCCAGCGCTTCGCCTCCAATCTGTTCAACATCCAGACCGTGGTGCTGGTGCTGGTCACCCTCGGCATCGTTTTGCTCGCGCCGCTGATCATCACCGTGTTCGCGCCGGGCTTCCTCGATGAGCCGGGCAAGTTCGAACTCACCGTGTCGCTCACGCGCTGGATGGGTCCGTTCCTGATCTTCATCGGCTTGAGCGCGTATTGCATGGGCCTGCTGAACACACACGGCAATTTCGCCCTGCCGGCGGCGGCGCCGGTCATTTTGAACATCGGCATGATCGCCGGCGCCCTGTTCATTTCGCCGTTTCTGGAAGAGCCAATCATGGGACTGGCGATCGGCGTGCTGCTGGGTGCGTTGTTGCAGTTGCTGGTGCAGTTGCCGCAAACGTTCCGGCAGGGTCTGAAGCTGTCGGCGGTCCTCGACTGGAAAGATCCCGGCATCCTGAAAATCGCAAAACTACTCGGGCCCGCCATCATCGCCTTCGGCGTCTATGAAGTGAGTCTGCTGATCGAAACCCTGCTTGCGTCGCTGCTGCCCGGGGGTTCCATTTCATACCTCTATTACGCCAACCGGCTGGTGCAACTGCCGCTGGGCGTGTTCGGCGTGGCGCTGGGCATCGCCATCCTGCCGACCTTGACCGCGCAGGCGGCCAAAGAGCAGTACACCGAATTGCGCGGCACGCTGAACTTCGGCATCCGCTGGATTCTGTTCATCACCATCCCGGCGACCGTGGGACTGGCGGTGCTCAGTTTTCCCATCATCCAGACGTTGTGGGAACGCGGCGAGTTCGTGCGCTCCACCACCGAGGGCACGCAGTTCGCCCTGATTTTTTATTCGCTCGGCCTGTGCGCTTTCTGCGGCATGAAAGTGCTGGTGTCCGCCTTCTATTCGTTGCAGGACACGAAGACGCCGATGCGCATCGGCGTTTACACCATGATCCTGAACGTGGGGCTGGCCGTAGCGCTGATGGGACCCTTGCAACATGGCGGGCTGGCGCTGGCCACCTCGCTGTCCTCCATCGCCAACGCGGCGGTCCTCGTGTACCTGCTGAAGCAACGGCTGGGCCGTTTGGGCGGACGCAAGATCGTCGCCTCCATTTGCCGCTTCACCTTCGCTGCGGCGCTCATGGGAACGGTCGTTTACTTTATCAACAGTTGGCTGTTTCTGCCCACCGACAGCCTGATCGTGCGCCTGACCGTGTTGCTGGCGGAAGTGTTTCTGGGAGCCACGGTCTATGCAGGCATCGCAGCCCTGATGAAGATGGAGGAATGGCGGTTCCTGGTCAAGTTGCTCAAGGACCGCAAAGCCCGGAAAGCTCTCCCCGAAACCCTGCCGGAAGACCTGCCCTGA
- a CDS encoding bifunctional 4-hydroxy-2-oxoglutarate aldolase/2-dehydro-3-deoxy-phosphogluconate aldolase, protein MSGVAFDPARFAQKPVLGIIRGVTETQLHGVLQAVVRSGVEFVELTLNTPDAISLLKAADREFSDSLCLGAGTVLSVRDAEMATAAGARFLVSPTAQPEVARFCREQGLHHFPGAFTPTEIENAWNAGACMVKVFPASVLGPGYFREIKGPFNDIRLMAVGGVRASNVRDYFEKGASAVAVGASVFSQQRMESGDHAAIQHDLAEILIEVTAFLNKNK, encoded by the coding sequence ATGTCCGGCGTTGCCTTCGACCCGGCCCGGTTTGCCCAAAAACCGGTGCTGGGGATCATCCGGGGCGTAACGGAGACGCAGTTGCACGGCGTGTTGCAGGCGGTGGTGCGGTCCGGTGTCGAGTTTGTCGAACTCACCCTGAATACGCCGGATGCGATCTCCCTGCTGAAAGCAGCGGACCGGGAGTTTTCCGATTCGCTTTGTCTGGGTGCCGGCACGGTGTTGTCGGTTCGCGATGCGGAGATGGCAACGGCTGCCGGGGCACGCTTTCTGGTCAGTCCTACAGCGCAACCCGAAGTCGCCCGGTTTTGCCGGGAGCAGGGCCTTCACCATTTCCCTGGTGCCTTCACCCCCACAGAAATCGAGAACGCCTGGAACGCCGGGGCCTGCATGGTCAAGGTTTTCCCTGCGTCGGTCCTGGGTCCGGGGTACTTCCGGGAAATCAAAGGGCCTTTCAACGACATCCGGCTGATGGCCGTCGGCGGTGTGCGCGCTTCCAATGTGCGGGACTACTTCGAAAAAGGGGCGTCGGCGGTGGCGGTGGGAGCTTCTGTATTTTCGCAGCAAAGGATGGAGAGCGGGGACCATGCCGCCATCCAGCACGATTTGGCGGAAATTTTGATTGAAGTGACCGCTTTTTTGAATAAAAATAAATGA
- a CDS encoding SH3 domain-containing protein: protein MEEKQAHVTEYCVACQKPLPPNAVFCFNCEAPKPPPPQPEGGLPLGKAAFSIVCILLAFAAVVALKMGVSLTEGIPKTGEEIVAPEDRPQDEDLKIIHYVNADRVNVRAEPKLDSPVILVVGKGEKIAVTEKNDDWSKVLLNGKSGWIATDLLSARVE from the coding sequence ATGGAGGAAAAACAAGCGCACGTGACGGAATACTGCGTGGCCTGCCAGAAGCCGTTGCCGCCCAATGCGGTGTTCTGCTTCAACTGCGAAGCGCCGAAGCCGCCACCGCCGCAGCCGGAAGGAGGCCTTCCACTGGGCAAAGCGGCGTTCAGCATTGTCTGCATCCTGTTGGCGTTCGCCGCTGTGGTGGCGCTCAAGATGGGGGTTTCGTTGACCGAGGGGATCCCCAAGACCGGGGAAGAGATTGTCGCTCCCGAAGACCGGCCGCAGGACGAAGACCTGAAGATCATCCATTACGTCAATGCCGACCGCGTCAACGTGCGTGCCGAGCCGAAGCTCGACAGCCCGGTGATCCTCGTCGTGGGCAAGGGCGAAAAGATCGCCGTCACCGAAAAGAACGACGACTGGAGCAAGGTGCTGCTGAACGGCAAATCCGGCTGGATTGCCACCGATCTGCTCTCCGCCCGCGTGGAATGA
- the tenA gene encoding thiaminase II, which translates to MSFTQDAWSSITGIYQDILDHPFNKELGEGTLAKERFQFYMKQDSLYLEDFARALAIAASKAPTPDDIVLLLDFAKGAIVAERSLHQFYFDFFEIQLDAEREPGCFTYTKFLLSTASHDSYEVGIAALLPCFWIYREVGLHIHKHAKPGNTYQKWIDMYSSPEFSAVVDQAIDLTDRVADGVSAATRLEMQEAFIKSTQLEWMFWDSAYRLRTWSPESPQSS; encoded by the coding sequence ATGTCATTCACCCAAGACGCCTGGTCTTCCATCACCGGCATCTACCAGGACATCCTGGATCATCCCTTCAACAAAGAGCTGGGAGAGGGCACGCTGGCGAAAGAGCGGTTTCAGTTCTACATGAAACAGGACTCGCTGTACCTGGAAGACTTCGCGCGGGCGCTGGCTATCGCCGCATCGAAAGCGCCGACGCCGGACGACATCGTGCTGCTTTTGGATTTTGCCAAAGGCGCTATCGTGGCGGAACGTTCGCTGCACCAGTTCTACTTCGATTTTTTCGAGATCCAACTGGATGCGGAACGCGAGCCCGGCTGTTTCACCTACACGAAGTTTTTGCTCTCCACCGCCAGCCACGACAGTTACGAGGTGGGCATCGCCGCGCTTTTGCCCTGTTTCTGGATTTACCGCGAAGTCGGTTTGCATATTCACAAGCATGCAAAGCCCGGCAACACGTATCAGAAGTGGATCGATATGTACTCCAGCCCGGAGTTCAGCGCCGTGGTGGATCAGGCCATCGATCTCACCGACCGCGTGGCGGACGGAGTGAGTGCGGCGACCCGCTTGGAGATGCAGGAGGCGTTCATCAAATCGACGCAACTGGAATGGATGTTCTGGGACAGTGCTTACCGCCTGCGGACGTGGAGTCCGGAATCACCTCAAAGTTCCTGA